In one Salipiger abyssi genomic region, the following are encoded:
- a CDS encoding ImmA/IrrE family metallo-endopeptidase → MKSLRDLFLRLPHDGKARQILRSFNLGMMRPGKVQSVKELAEALGIDVHQVDLPARMGGRLVSDPFTESGYAIEVNRAHSVVSRRFTVLHEIGHFLLHVNHKDPLFDGLNLNRGDDEFYFELSQEQEANAVADVLLFGDGALEAASSLHGGDRVKLAKYFGVSVAMIEVAMKKFGVK, encoded by the coding sequence ATGAAGAGCCTTCGCGATCTTTTCCTACGACTACCGCACGACGGCAAAGCGCGGCAGATCCTAAGAAGTTTTAATCTTGGGATGATGCGGCCGGGTAAGGTACAGTCGGTGAAGGAGCTCGCGGAGGCGCTCGGCATTGACGTTCATCAAGTCGATCTGCCTGCTCGAATGGGCGGACGGTTGGTGTCGGATCCGTTCACCGAGTCCGGATATGCGATCGAGGTGAACCGAGCACATTCGGTGGTCTCGAGGCGCTTCACTGTTCTTCATGAAATCGGTCACTTTCTGCTGCACGTTAACCACAAGGATCCGTTGTTCGATGGTTTGAACCTCAACCGTGGCGATGACGAGTTCTATTTTGAACTCTCTCAAGAACAAGAAGCAAACGCAGTGGCAGACGTTTTGCTCTTTGGGGACGGTGCGCTCGAAGCCGCATCTTCGCTGCATGGCGGAGATCGCGTCAAGCTAGCGAAATACTTCGGGGTTTCTGTGGCGATGATCGAGGTCGCTATGAAGAAGTTCGGCGTTAAATAG
- a CDS encoding class I adenylate-forming enzyme family protein: MLSEFDDGAFAPCPAPFNLAAHVLAAGEATPDKIALAIVKPTGAERWSYARLTAAVRGTAAGLLQAGLTPGDILLMRLGNTVDFPIAYLGAIAAGIVPVPTSSQLTAREVAPMIAHLRPAAILRGDGIACPETALPVFDRATYEGWHRLPPAGYAMGDPERLAYIIYTSGTSGVPRAVGHAHRAIWARQMMMDGWYGLTPSDRLLHAGAFNWTYTLGTGLMDPWTMGATALIPAASTDPAQLALLLKRNDATVFAAAPGVYRQILKYPLPPMPKLRHGLAAGEKLSAPIREAWSEATGTAIYEAYGMSECSTFISASPAHPAAPGALGRPQTGRRIALLGEDHKPVPRGAPGMIAVHRTDPGLMLGYVGAPEDTAARFAGEWFLTGDQGIMDEDAQIAYLGRDDDMMNAGGYRVSPLEVEAALADLPGVTEIGVTDVAVKEGVSVIAAFYVAEAELDEDLLKTRAAERLARYKQPRAFVRVDALPRNPNGKLIRKALKDHVLS, from the coding sequence ATGCTTTCGGAATTCGACGATGGCGCCTTTGCGCCCTGCCCCGCGCCCTTCAACCTCGCGGCCCATGTGCTGGCGGCGGGCGAGGCCACGCCCGACAAGATCGCGCTGGCCATCGTCAAACCGACGGGCGCCGAACGCTGGTCGTATGCAAGGCTGACGGCGGCGGTGCGCGGCACCGCGGCCGGACTCTTGCAGGCGGGGCTGACTCCGGGGGACATCCTGCTCATGCGGTTGGGCAACACGGTGGATTTCCCCATCGCCTATCTCGGCGCCATCGCCGCCGGGATCGTGCCGGTGCCGACCTCCTCGCAGCTCACCGCGCGCGAGGTCGCGCCGATGATCGCCCATCTGCGCCCGGCGGCGATCCTGCGCGGCGACGGCATCGCCTGCCCCGAGACCGCGCTGCCGGTTTTCGACCGCGCGACCTATGAGGGCTGGCACAGGCTGCCGCCCGCCGGTTACGCCATGGGCGATCCGGAGCGGCTGGCCTATATCATCTACACCTCCGGCACGTCGGGCGTGCCGCGCGCCGTGGGTCATGCGCATCGCGCGATCTGGGCGCGGCAGATGATGATGGACGGCTGGTACGGGCTCACGCCCTCCGACCGGCTGCTGCATGCGGGCGCCTTCAACTGGACCTATACGCTGGGCACCGGGCTCATGGATCCCTGGACCATGGGCGCCACGGCGCTGATCCCGGCGGCGAGCACCGATCCGGCGCAGCTCGCGCTGCTGCTCAAGCGCAACGATGCGACGGTGTTCGCCGCTGCCCCCGGGGTTTACCGGCAGATCCTGAAATATCCGTTACCGCCGATGCCAAAGCTGCGCCACGGGCTGGCTGCGGGCGAAAAGCTCTCCGCCCCGATCCGCGAGGCCTGGAGCGAGGCCACCGGCACCGCGATTTACGAGGCCTATGGCATGTCGGAATGCTCCACCTTCATCTCGGCCTCTCCTGCGCATCCGGCGGCGCCGGGCGCGCTGGGGCGGCCGCAGACCGGGCGGCGCATCGCCCTGCTGGGGGAGGATCACAAGCCGGTGCCGCGCGGCGCGCCGGGCATGATCGCCGTGCACCGTACCGATCCGGGGCTGATGTTGGGCTATGTCGGTGCGCCCGAGGACACGGCGGCGCGCTTTGCCGGTGAGTGGTTCCTGACCGGCGATCAGGGGATCATGGATGAGGACGCGCAGATCGCCTATCTGGGCCGCGACGACGACATGATGAATGCCGGAGGCTACCGCGTCTCGCCGCTGGAGGTCGAGGCCGCGCTGGCCGATCTGCCCGGCGTGACGGAGATCGGCGTGACCGATGTGGCGGTGAAGGAGGGCGTCTCTGTCATCGCCGCCTTCTACGTGGCCGAGGCAGAGCTGGACGAAGACCTGCTCAAGACCCGCGCCGCCGAGCGTCTGGCGCGCTACAAGCAGCCCCGCGCCTTTGTCCGCGTCGATGCGCTGCCGCGCAATCCGAACGGAAAACTCATCCGCAAGGCGCTGAAAGATCACGTCCTTTCGTAA
- a CDS encoding helix-turn-helix domain-containing protein — translation MSRDPKTLIRLARENGEEAFAEPLDLGARVRELRKERDWTLEQAAKQAGLARSTLSKIENGQMSPTYDALKKLAVGLGIGVPQLFTPPKREQISGRMIHTREGAGLHQATVTYEHELLAESLTKKKMLPYRARVRARSMEEFDGWVRHDGEEFLYVLTGIVRLYTEFYEPIEMKRGDSAYYDATMGHNVVSVSPEDATILWVTSLE, via the coding sequence ATGTCGCGCGACCCAAAAACCCTGATCCGCCTGGCGCGAGAAAACGGCGAAGAGGCCTTTGCCGAACCGCTCGATCTCGGCGCGCGGGTGCGCGAGCTGCGCAAGGAGCGCGACTGGACGCTGGAGCAGGCGGCAAAGCAGGCCGGGCTGGCGCGCTCGACGCTCTCGAAGATCGAGAATGGCCAGATGTCGCCCACCTATGACGCCCTGAAAAAGCTCGCCGTGGGGCTGGGGATCGGTGTGCCGCAGCTCTTCACCCCACCGAAGCGCGAGCAGATCTCGGGCCGGATGATCCACACCCGCGAGGGCGCCGGGCTGCATCAGGCGACGGTGACCTATGAGCATGAGCTGCTCGCCGAGAGCCTCACCAAGAAGAAGATGCTGCCCTATCGTGCCCGCGTGCGCGCGCGCAGCATGGAGGAATTCGACGGCTGGGTGCGCCATGACGGCGAGGAATTCCTCTACGTCCTGACCGGCATCGTGCGGCTCTATACCGAGTTCTACGAACCCATCGAGATGAAGCGCGGCGACAGCGCCTATTACGACGCCACCATGGGTCATAACGTCGTCTCGGTGAGCCCCGAGGATGCGACGATCCTATGGGTTACCTCGCTGGAATAG
- a CDS encoding branched-chain amino acid ABC transporter permease: MRTLGLFALVAVLILGTGFLQSWNSALIILNMGLVSAIMALGVNLQWGLAGLFNVGVMGFVALGGLAVVLTSVAPVPEAWAAGGTRIMGALVLGFVTIAACVLAWKRLPRGRRGWAVAVLSIGGFFLYRAVLDPGVEAVEAVNPAATGFLGGLGLPVVLAWPVGGLLAAGVAWVIGKTALGLRSDYLAIATLGIAEIIIAVMKNEDWMARGVKNVIGLPRPLPYEIDLQNDPGFVDRAAGLGLDPTTASTLYVKLGYSLMFTAVLVIVLVLAQLALNSPWGRMMRAIRDNEEAAEAMGKDVTARHLQIFILGSVLCGMAGAMMTTLDGQLTPSSYQPLRYTFLIWVMVIVGGSGNNLGAVLGGFLIWFLWVQVEPIGQWLMNAVTSGMAESSWLKAHLLDSVQHMRLLTMGVILLLVLRFAPRGLLPER, encoded by the coding sequence ATGAGGACGCTCGGGCTGTTTGCACTTGTGGCGGTGCTGATCCTCGGCACCGGTTTTCTGCAAAGCTGGAACTCGGCGCTGATCATCCTCAATATGGGGCTGGTGAGCGCGATCATGGCGCTGGGGGTCAACCTGCAATGGGGACTCGCGGGGCTCTTCAATGTGGGCGTCATGGGCTTTGTCGCGCTCGGCGGGCTGGCGGTGGTGCTGACCTCGGTCGCGCCGGTGCCTGAGGCCTGGGCGGCCGGCGGCACCCGCATCATGGGCGCGCTGGTCCTGGGCTTTGTCACCATCGCGGCCTGCGTGCTGGCCTGGAAGCGCCTGCCGCGCGGGCGGCGCGGCTGGGCCGTGGCCGTGCTGAGCATTGGCGGCTTCTTCCTCTATCGCGCGGTGCTCGATCCCGGCGTCGAGGCGGTGGAGGCGGTGAATCCCGCCGCCACGGGCTTTCTCGGCGGGCTCGGCCTGCCGGTGGTGCTGGCCTGGCCGGTGGGCGGGCTGCTCGCCGCCGGTGTCGCGTGGGTGATCGGCAAGACTGCGCTGGGGCTGCGCTCGGATTATCTCGCCATTGCCACGCTGGGCATTGCCGAGATCATCATCGCGGTGATGAAGAACGAGGACTGGATGGCGCGCGGCGTCAAGAACGTCATCGGCCTGCCCCGGCCCCTGCCCTATGAGATCGACCTCCAGAACGATCCGGGCTTTGTCGACCGCGCCGCCGGGCTCGGGCTCGACCCGACCACCGCCTCGACGCTTTACGTCAAGCTCGGCTATTCGCTGATGTTCACCGCCGTGCTGGTGATCGTGCTGGTGCTGGCGCAGCTGGCGCTGAACTCGCCCTGGGGCCGGATGATGCGGGCGATCCGAGACAATGAGGAGGCCGCCGAGGCCATGGGCAAGGACGTGACGGCGCGGCATTTGCAGATCTTCATCCTCGGCTCGGTGCTCTGCGGCATGGCGGGGGCGATGATGACGACGCTGGACGGCCAGCTCACACCGTCGAGCTACCAGCCGCTGCGCTACACCTTCCTGATCTGGGTGATGGTGATCGTCGGCGGCTCGGGCAATAATCTCGGCGCGGTGCTGGGCGGGTTCCTGATCTGGTTCCTCTGGGTGCAGGTGGAGCCCATCGGGCAATGGCTGATGAATGCGGTGACGTCGGGCATGGCGGAGAGCTCCTGGCTCAAGGCGCATCTTCTGGACAGCGTGCAGCATATGCGGCTGCTGACCATGGGGGTGATCCTGCTGCTGGTGCTGCGCTTTGCGCCGCGCGGCCTGCTGCCGGAGCGCTGA
- a CDS encoding branched-chain amino acid ABC transporter permease, translated as MEILNALVALSNFVLIPAIAYGSQLALGALGVTLIYGILRFSNFAHGDTMAIGTMVTILATWGLQALGVSLGPLPTALLAIPVGIAGAAALVLLTDRLVYRFYREQKAKPVILVIVSMGVMFVYNGVTRFIIGPDDQRFADGERFLITAREFKEMTGLDEGLALKSTQGLTVITAVIVVALLFWFLNHTRTGKSMRAYSDNEDLALLSGINPERVVMVTWIIVAALAVVAGTLYGLDKSFKPFTYFQLLLPIFASAIVGGLGSPLGAIAGGFIIAFSEVGITYAWKKVLGYLMPESLEPSGLVQLLSTDYKFAVSFVILIIVLLFRPTGLFRGKSV; from the coding sequence ATGGAGATTCTCAACGCGCTCGTTGCGCTGTCCAACTTCGTGCTGATCCCTGCCATCGCCTATGGCAGCCAGCTGGCGCTTGGCGCGCTGGGGGTGACGCTGATCTATGGCATCCTGCGCTTTTCCAACTTCGCCCATGGCGACACCATGGCGATCGGCACCATGGTGACGATCCTCGCCACCTGGGGCTTGCAGGCTTTGGGCGTCAGCCTCGGGCCGCTGCCCACCGCGCTGCTGGCGATCCCGGTGGGGATCGCCGGGGCGGCCGCGCTGGTGCTGCTGACCGACCGGCTGGTCTATCGCTTCTACCGCGAGCAGAAGGCCAAGCCGGTGATCCTCGTCATCGTCTCCATGGGGGTGATGTTCGTCTATAACGGCGTCACCCGTTTTATCATCGGACCGGACGATCAGAGATTTGCCGATGGCGAGCGGTTCCTGATCACCGCGCGCGAGTTCAAGGAGATGACCGGGCTCGACGAGGGGCTGGCGCTGAAATCGACCCAGGGCCTCACGGTGATCACCGCGGTGATCGTGGTGGCGCTGCTCTTTTGGTTCCTCAACCACACCCGCACCGGCAAGAGCATGCGCGCCTATTCCGACAACGAGGATCTGGCGCTGCTTTCGGGCATCAACCCCGAGCGCGTGGTGATGGTGACCTGGATCATCGTCGCCGCATTGGCGGTGGTGGCGGGCACGCTTTACGGGCTCGACAAGAGCTTCAAGCCCTTCACCTATTTCCAGCTTCTGCTGCCGATCTTCGCCTCCGCCATCGTCGGCGGGCTGGGCTCGCCGCTGGGCGCTATTGCCGGCGGCTTCATCATCGCCTTTTCCGAGGTCGGCATCACCTATGCCTGGAAGAAGGTGCTGGGCTATCTGATGCCCGAGAGCCTTGAGCCCTCGGGGCTCGTGCAGCTGCTCTCGACCGATTACAAATTCGCCGTCAGCTTCGTGATCCTGATCATCGTGCTGCTGTTCCGGCCGACCGGACTGTTCAGGGGGAAATCCGTATGA
- a CDS encoding ABC transporter ATP-binding protein produces MSGGYDDRGNRDASIANPQGMGEAQPVHEGGHAHDAPGGPFLIGEAMTGGYGRGADILHACTIAVERGEIAVIVGPNGAGKSTAMKAVFGMLNLREGAVRLDGEDITELSPQARVRRGMGFVPQTHNIFTSMSVEENLEMGAFIRRDDFRETMAQVYDLFPILKEKHRQAAGELSGGQRQQVAVGRALMTRPKVLMLDEPTAGVSPIVMDELFDRIIEVARTGLPVLMVEQNARQALEIADKGYVLVQGRNAHTGTGRELLADDEVRRSFLGG; encoded by the coding sequence ATGAGCGGTGGTTATGACGACCGGGGCAACCGGGATGCGAGCATCGCCAACCCGCAGGGCATGGGCGAGGCGCAGCCGGTGCATGAGGGCGGGCACGCGCATGACGCGCCCGGCGGGCCGTTCCTGATCGGCGAGGCGATGACCGGCGGCTACGGGCGCGGCGCGGATATCCTGCATGCCTGCACCATCGCGGTGGAGCGCGGCGAGATCGCGGTGATCGTCGGGCCGAACGGCGCCGGCAAGTCGACAGCGATGAAGGCGGTCTTCGGGATGCTCAATCTGCGCGAGGGCGCGGTGCGGCTCGATGGCGAGGACATCACCGAGCTCAGCCCGCAGGCGCGGGTGCGCCGGGGCATGGGCTTTGTGCCGCAGACCCACAATATCTTCACCTCGATGAGCGTGGAGGAGAACCTCGAGATGGGCGCCTTTATCCGGCGTGACGATTTCCGGGAGACCATGGCGCAGGTCTACGATCTGTTCCCGATCCTCAAGGAAAAGCACAGGCAGGCGGCGGGTGAGCTCTCGGGCGGGCAGCGCCAGCAGGTCGCCGTGGGCCGGGCGCTGATGACGCGGCCCAAGGTGCTGATGCTCGACGAACCGACGGCGGGGGTGTCGCCCATCGTGATGGACGAGCTTTTCGACCGGATCATCGAGGTGGCGCGCACCGGTCTGCCGGTGCTGATGGTGGAACAGAACGCGCGTCAGGCGCTGGAGATCGCCGACAAGGGCTATGTGCTGGTGCAGGGGCGCAACGCTCATACCGGCACCGGACGCGAGCTGCTGGCCGATGACGAGGTCCGGCGCAGTTTTCTGGGCGGCTGA
- a CDS encoding ABC transporter ATP-binding protein: protein MIRVENLHRHFGGFRAVDGASLEIATGSITGLVGPNGAGKTTLFNVIAGALPPTSGTVIMDGEDITGLPPHALFHKGLLRTFQIAHEFSSMSCRENLMMVPGGQAGETLWNAWFGRGRIAQEEAALLKKADEVLDFLTISHLKDEKAGNLSGGQKKLLELGRTMMVDAKIVFLDEVGAGVNRTLLNTIADTIVRLNQERGYTFCVIEHDMDFIGRICDPVIVMAEGKKLAEGTLDEIKANDAVIEAYLGTGLKNKEAAG from the coding sequence TTGATCCGGGTGGAGAACCTTCACCGCCATTTCGGCGGGTTTCGTGCCGTTGACGGTGCCTCGCTGGAGATCGCCACCGGCTCGATCACCGGGCTGGTGGGGCCGAACGGCGCCGGCAAGACGACGCTGTTCAACGTGATCGCCGGCGCGCTGCCGCCGACCAGCGGCACGGTGATCATGGATGGCGAGGACATCACCGGCCTGCCGCCGCATGCGTTGTTTCACAAGGGCTTGCTGCGCACCTTTCAGATCGCGCATGAATTCTCGTCGATGAGCTGCCGCGAGAACCTGATGATGGTGCCGGGCGGTCAGGCGGGCGAGACTCTGTGGAACGCCTGGTTCGGGCGCGGACGGATTGCGCAGGAAGAGGCGGCGCTTCTAAAAAAAGCCGATGAGGTGCTTGATTTCCTGACGATTTCGCATCTCAAGGACGAGAAGGCCGGGAACCTCTCCGGTGGACAGAAAAAGCTGCTGGAGCTCGGGCGCACGATGATGGTGGATGCCAAGATCGTGTTTCTGGACGAGGTCGGCGCGGGCGTGAACCGCACCCTGCTGAACACCATCGCCGACACCATCGTCCGGCTGAACCAGGAGCGCGGCTATACCTTCTGCGTGATCGAGCACGACATGGATTTCATCGGCCGCATCTGCGACCCGGTCATCGTCATGGCCGAGGGCAAGAAGCTGGCCGAGGGCACGCTGGACGAGATCAAGGCGAATGACGCGGTGATCGAGGCCTATCTCGGCACCGGCCTCAAGAACAAGGAGGCGGCGGGATGA
- a CDS encoding ABC transporter substrate-binding protein, producing MKKWLLASAATTLLATGAVQAQEAKIGVILGYTGPIESLTPAMADSAELAMKEVNDSGNFLDGVTLTPVRADSTCVDAAAATAAAERLITTDGIVAIMGADCSGVTGAVLSNVAVPNGVPMVSPSATSPALSTVEDNGLFFRTSPSDARQGEILAGILGERGISSVAVTYTNNDYGKGFADSFIAAYEAEGGEVTLSAPHEDGKGDYSAEIGALASAGGDALVVLGYSDQGGKGMIQSALDTGAFDIFALGDGMYADALLEDLGSALNGSFGSVPWAEGDGAETFMTMAEEAGINSEGAYTRESYDAAALIALAMMKGGEVSSASVAANILDVANAPGEPILPGELGKALEILAEGGDVDYVGATNVELVGPGEASGTYRYYEITDGEFETVSVK from the coding sequence ATGAAAAAGTGGCTTCTGGCATCCGCCGCCACAACGCTGCTCGCAACCGGGGCCGTGCAGGCACAGGAGGCCAAGATCGGCGTCATCCTCGGCTATACCGGCCCCATCGAATCGCTGACGCCGGCCATGGCCGACAGCGCCGAACTGGCGATGAAAGAGGTCAATGACAGCGGCAACTTCCTCGACGGCGTCACGCTGACCCCGGTGCGCGCCGACAGCACCTGTGTCGATGCCGCCGCCGCCACCGCCGCCGCAGAGCGCCTGATCACCACCGACGGCATCGTCGCGATCATGGGCGCCGACTGTTCCGGCGTGACCGGCGCCGTGCTCTCGAATGTCGCGGTGCCGAACGGCGTGCCGATGGTCTCGCCCTCGGCGACCTCGCCGGCGCTCTCGACCGTCGAGGACAACGGGCTGTTCTTCCGCACCTCGCCGTCGGATGCGCGTCAGGGCGAGATTCTCGCCGGCATCCTGGGCGAGCGCGGCATCAGCTCCGTCGCCGTGACCTATACCAACAACGACTACGGCAAGGGCTTTGCCGACAGCTTCATCGCGGCCTATGAGGCGGAGGGCGGCGAAGTCACGCTGTCGGCCCCGCATGAGGACGGCAAGGGCGACTACTCCGCCGAGATCGGCGCGCTGGCCTCGGCCGGCGGTGACGCGCTGGTTGTGCTGGGCTATTCCGATCAGGGCGGCAAGGGCATGATCCAGTCGGCGCTCGACACCGGCGCCTTCGACATCTTCGCCCTGGGCGACGGCATGTATGCCGACGCGCTGCTGGAGGATCTGGGCTCGGCACTGAACGGCAGCTTTGGCTCGGTGCCCTGGGCCGAGGGCGATGGCGCCGAGACCTTCATGACGATGGCAGAAGAGGCCGGCATCAACAGCGAAGGCGCCTATACCCGCGAAAGCTATGACGCGGCGGCGCTGATCGCGCTGGCGATGATGAAGGGCGGCGAGGTCTCCTCTGCCTCCGTTGCGGCGAACATTCTCGACGTGGCCAATGCGCCGGGCGAGCCGATCCTGCCCGGCGAGCTTGGCAAGGCGCTGGAAATCCTCGCCGAGGGCGGCGACGTGGACTATGTCGGCGCCACCAATGTGGAGCTGGTGGGCCCCGGCGAGGCTTCGGGCACCTATCGCTATTACGAGATCACCGACGGCGAGTTCGAGACCGTCTCGGTCAAGTAA
- a CDS encoding PQQ-dependent sugar dehydrogenase, producing MRQSLFASLIALAPAAPVLAQDIDSSLGALQVAPVVQGLNDPWSFGFLPGGTVLITERGGRLLAATPEGVSAVSGVPEVYTRGQGGLLDVLVPRDFAQSREIFLSYSKRQRGGAGTAVLKARLSEDGSRLEDTETIFEMAPGSSGGRHFGSRLVEARDGTLFVTLGERGDRPAAQDLSRHNGSVIRITRDGAVPSDNPFAGQSGAQPEIWSYGHRNPQGAALDAQGQLWVAEHGAKGGDEVNRVEKGANYGWPVISYGRHYSGAKIGEGTAKPGMEQPVFYWDPSIAPSDMSFLAGGAWDGDLLVGSLKFDYISRLSGTPLREVEKLESEATLRVRDVDQGPDGQIWFLSEVNGTLYRATLP from the coding sequence ATGCGCCAGAGCCTTTTCGCCAGCCTCATCGCGCTAGCGCCCGCAGCCCCGGTGTTGGCCCAGGATATCGACAGCAGCCTCGGCGCGCTTCAGGTGGCGCCGGTGGTGCAGGGGCTGAACGATCCCTGGAGCTTTGGTTTCCTGCCCGGCGGCACCGTTCTGATCACCGAGCGCGGCGGGCGGCTGCTTGCCGCGACCCCCGAGGGGGTGAGCGCCGTCTCCGGTGTGCCGGAGGTTTACACACGCGGGCAGGGCGGCCTGCTCGACGTGCTTGTCCCGCGCGACTTCGCGCAGAGCCGCGAGATCTTTCTGAGCTATTCCAAGCGCCAGCGCGGCGGCGCCGGCACGGCGGTGCTGAAGGCGCGGCTTTCCGAGGACGGATCGCGGCTGGAAGACACCGAGACGATCTTTGAGATGGCGCCGGGCTCCAGCGGCGGACGGCATTTCGGCTCGCGGCTGGTCGAGGCGCGCGACGGCACGCTCTTTGTCACTCTCGGCGAGCGCGGCGACCGGCCGGCGGCGCAGGATCTGTCGCGGCACAACGGCTCGGTGATCCGCATTACGCGGGACGGGGCGGTGCCCTCCGACAATCCCTTTGCAGGCCAGTCCGGGGCGCAGCCGGAAATCTGGTCCTACGGTCACCGCAACCCGCAGGGCGCGGCGCTCGACGCGCAGGGACAGCTTTGGGTGGCCGAACACGGCGCCAAGGGCGGCGACGAGGTGAACCGGGTCGAGAAGGGCGCGAATTACGGCTGGCCGGTGATCTCTTACGGGCGGCACTACTCGGGCGCAAAGATCGGCGAGGGCACGGCAAAGCCGGGCATGGAGCAGCCGGTCTTTTACTGGGATCCCTCGATCGCGCCCTCCGACATGAGCTTCCTCGCGGGCGGCGCCTGGGACGGCGACCTGCTCGTGGGCTCGCTCAAGTTCGACTACATCTCGCGGCTCTCGGGCACGCCGCTGCGCGAGGTCGAGAAGCTGGAATCCGAGGCAACGTTGCGGGTGCGCGACGTGGATCAGGGGCCGGACGGGCAGATCTGGTTTCTCAGCGAGGTCAACGGCACGCTGTATCGCGCAACGCTTCCGTAA
- a CDS encoding GlxA family transcriptional regulator, with protein sequence MPVPRNAVDGGPHAAPRRFVFVLLPDFTLLSFAAALEALRIANRMAGAPVYDWLLTGDGGGMMRCSAGTEFRLDSDLPELTRDDVVLICGGINVAGATTKRLMNWLRREARRGLMMGGLCTASWTLAQAGLLDGKRATIHWENQDSFEEEFPEVTLTKSVFVVDGNRLSTAGGTASIDLMLKLIADDHGEEVANAVADQLIYSAIRTDQDTQRLSTPTRIGVRHPKLAQVIKMMEANIEEPISPALLAKEVGMSTRQLERLFRRYLTRSPKRYYMELRLQKARNLLMQTDMSVINVALACGFASPSHFSKCYRAHYQTTPYRERGSQAGKDLKSED encoded by the coding sequence ATGCCGGTGCCGCGCAATGCCGTCGATGGGGGCCCGCACGCCGCTCCCCGCCGTTTTGTCTTTGTCCTGCTGCCGGACTTCACCCTGCTGAGTTTCGCCGCGGCACTCGAGGCGCTGCGCATCGCCAACCGCATGGCCGGCGCGCCGGTCTATGACTGGCTGCTGACCGGCGATGGCGGCGGCATGATGCGCTGTTCCGCCGGCACCGAATTCCGGCTCGACAGTGATCTGCCCGAGTTGACGCGCGACGACGTGGTGCTGATCTGCGGCGGCATCAATGTGGCGGGTGCCACCACCAAGCGGCTGATGAACTGGCTGCGGCGCGAGGCGCGGCGCGGGCTGATGATGGGCGGGCTCTGCACCGCGAGCTGGACATTGGCGCAGGCCGGGCTGCTCGACGGCAAGCGCGCCACGATCCACTGGGAGAACCAGGACAGTTTCGAAGAGGAATTCCCCGAGGTCACGCTGACCAAATCGGTCTTTGTGGTCGATGGCAACCGGCTGTCGACCGCCGGCGGCACCGCCTCCATCGACCTGATGCTGAAGCTCATCGCCGACGATCACGGCGAAGAGGTTGCCAATGCGGTGGCCGATCAGTTGATCTATTCGGCGATCCGCACCGATCAGGACACGCAGCGGCTCTCCACCCCCACCCGCATCGGCGTGCGCCACCCCAAGCTGGCGCAGGTCATCAAGATGATGGAGGCCAATATCGAAGAGCCGATCTCGCCGGCGCTGCTGGCCAAGGAGGTGGGCATGTCGACCCGGCAACTGGAGCGGCTGTTCCGCCGCTACCTCACCCGCTCGCCCAAGCGCTATTACATGGAGCTGCGGCTGCAAAAGGCGCGCAACCTGCTGATGCAGACCGATATGAGCGTGATCAACGTGGCGCTGGCCTGCGGCTTCGCCAGCCCGTCGCATTTCTCCAAATGCTACCGCGCGCATTATCAGACAACGCCATACCGGGAGCGTGGCTCCCAGGCGGGAAAAGATCTGAAATCAGAGGATTAG